The following proteins are co-located in the Gemmatimonadaceae bacterium genome:
- the odhB gene encoding 2-oxoglutarate dehydrogenase complex dihydrolipoyllysine-residue succinyltransferase, translating into MTSIKVPPLGESITEAIVSRWLKAEGEAVAPGDTIVELETDKITVEVPSLAGGVLARHLHAEGDVVHVDDALAEVDETAKPAAGPVAPAPVVAAPKVAPPPAAPAPAPASASAVRASPAAERLAAESRVDLSRVAGTGLGGVVSKPDVVDAIAARPSAPPSAPALAAAPPAAPSVPTVPTVPAAHGVQQRETREKMSTRRKRIAENLLQAQHATAHLTTFNEIDMTAVNALRARLRDRVEKEHGVKLSFMPFFVKAACQALATYPMVNAQIDGESIVYKHYVNMGIAVASDAGLVVPNIKDADGMGLLEIAREMNAVADRARRAKLTMDDLTGGTFTITNGGVFGSLISTPILNYPQVGILGLHKIQERPVALDGQVVIRPMMYIALSYDHRIVDGQQAVLFLVRVKELMEEPGAMLVE; encoded by the coding sequence ATGACCTCCATCAAGGTCCCCCCGCTCGGCGAATCAATCACCGAGGCGATCGTCTCCCGCTGGCTCAAGGCAGAGGGAGAAGCCGTCGCCCCCGGCGACACCATCGTCGAACTCGAGACGGACAAGATCACCGTCGAGGTGCCGTCGCTTGCCGGCGGCGTGCTCGCCAGACACCTGCACGCCGAAGGCGACGTGGTCCATGTGGACGACGCCCTCGCCGAGGTGGACGAGACCGCCAAACCGGCCGCCGGCCCTGTCGCGCCCGCCCCGGTAGTTGCCGCGCCCAAGGTGGCACCACCCCCTGCCGCGCCGGCCCCCGCCCCCGCCAGCGCCAGCGCCGTACGCGCCTCGCCGGCCGCTGAACGGCTGGCGGCAGAATCCCGGGTCGACCTCTCCCGCGTGGCCGGCACCGGCCTTGGCGGCGTGGTCAGCAAGCCCGACGTGGTGGACGCCATCGCGGCACGCCCGAGCGCTCCGCCCAGCGCCCCGGCCCTGGCCGCAGCCCCGCCCGCCGCACCCTCCGTACCCACTGTACCCACTGTACCCGCAGCCCACGGCGTGCAGCAGCGCGAGACGCGGGAGAAGATGTCCACCCGCCGCAAGCGCATCGCCGAGAACCTCCTGCAGGCGCAGCACGCCACCGCGCACCTCACGACGTTCAACGAGATCGACATGACCGCCGTGAACGCGCTCCGCGCCCGCCTGCGCGACCGCGTGGAGAAGGAGCACGGCGTGAAGCTGTCGTTCATGCCGTTCTTCGTGAAGGCCGCCTGCCAGGCGCTCGCGACGTACCCGATGGTCAACGCGCAGATCGACGGCGAGTCCATCGTCTACAAGCACTACGTGAACATGGGAATCGCCGTCGCGTCCGATGCCGGGCTCGTGGTGCCCAACATCAAGGACGCCGACGGCATGGGCCTGCTCGAGATCGCCCGGGAGATGAACGCCGTGGCCGACCGCGCCCGTCGCGCCAAGTTGACCATGGACGACCTCACCGGAGGCACGTTCACGATCACCAACGGCGGCGTGTTCGGCTCGCTGATCTCCACCCCGATCCTCAACTATCCCCAGGTGGGCATCCTCGGCCTCCACAAGATCCAGGAACGCCCCGTGGCCCTCGATGGCCAGGTGGTGATCCGGCCGATGATGTACATCGCGCTGTCGTACGATCACCGCATCGTGGACGGCCAGCAGGCGGTGCTCTTCCTGGTCCGCGTGAAGGAGTTGATGGAAGAGCCCGGCGCGATGCTCGTGGAGTAG
- a CDS encoding zinc-binding dehydrogenase produces MRGLTISAHGGLEQLQLRDDLPMPALRAPTDVRVRVRAAALNHLDLFVLEGLPGVTITPGWVVAADAVGVVDAVGPAAAGVRVGDTVIINPGISDRTCRYCQQGEHPLCVSFGILGEHHPGTAAEYVVVPGFNVRAIPERTPVAEAAAFGLVTLTAWRMLVTRAAVQAGERVLIWGIGGGVATAALQICKMRGAEVWVTSGSDEKLARARAMGADHTLNHRTQDVAREIRSATGKAGVDVVVDNVGTATWKQSLAALGRRGRLVTCGGTSGPVVETDVRRLFWNQWSILGSTMGTDGEFDAITAELRAGRLLPPVDRVFPLAQGREAYARLQRGEQFGKIVLAVE; encoded by the coding sequence GTGCGAGGACTGACGATCTCCGCTCACGGCGGACTCGAGCAACTCCAGCTGCGCGACGACCTGCCGATGCCGGCGCTGCGGGCGCCCACGGACGTGCGGGTGCGCGTGCGGGCCGCGGCGCTCAACCATCTGGACCTGTTCGTGCTGGAGGGGTTGCCGGGGGTGACGATCACGCCGGGGTGGGTGGTGGCCGCCGATGCGGTGGGCGTGGTGGACGCCGTCGGTCCGGCGGCCGCGGGCGTGCGGGTGGGCGACACGGTGATCATCAACCCCGGGATCAGCGATCGCACGTGCCGGTATTGCCAGCAGGGCGAGCATCCGTTGTGCGTGTCGTTCGGGATCCTGGGCGAGCACCACCCGGGCACGGCGGCGGAATACGTGGTGGTGCCGGGGTTCAACGTTCGCGCGATTCCCGAACGCACGCCGGTGGCCGAGGCGGCGGCGTTCGGGCTCGTGACGCTGACGGCGTGGCGCATGCTGGTGACGCGGGCGGCGGTGCAGGCAGGGGAGCGCGTGCTGATCTGGGGCATCGGGGGCGGGGTGGCGACGGCGGCGCTGCAGATCTGCAAGATGCGTGGGGCCGAGGTGTGGGTGACGTCGGGGAGCGACGAGAAGCTGGCGCGGGCGCGCGCGATGGGGGCCGACCATACGCTCAACCATCGGACCCAGGACGTGGCGCGCGAGATCCGGAGCGCCACCGGCAAGGCGGGGGTGGACGTGGTGGTGGACAACGTGGGGACGGCCACGTGGAAGCAGTCGCTGGCCGCGCTGGGCAGGCGTGGGCGCCTGGTGACGTGCGGTGGGACGTCGGGGCCGGTGGTGGAGACCGACGTACGCCGGCTGTTCTGGAACCAGTGGTCGATTCTCGGCTCGACGATGGGCACGGACGGGGAATTCGACGCCATCACGGCGGAATTGCGCGCCGGCCGGCTGCTGCCGCCCGTGGACCGGGTGTTCCCGCTCGCGCAGGGACGCGAGGCGTACGCGCGCCTGCAGCGAGGGGAGCAGTTCGGCAAGATCGTGCTGGCGGTGGAATGA
- a CDS encoding threonine/serine dehydratase, translating to MTRAAQAPPEARLVTLDDLERAAAILAPVAVRTPLLPFDGLVGAVDADVWLKPEMLQRGGAFKFRGAYNYLANLSAAARARGVIAPSSGNHAQAVALAARLFGVPATVVMPTTVTAAKRAGAERLGARIELAGTTTADRMARAEEIAGAEGSTLVPPYDDPTIIAGQGTIGLEITAQLPDVATVLVPVGGGGLSAGVAAAVKLTAPHVRVIGVEPAGAPKLTRARAAVRPVRLERTQSIADGLLAVEIGQLPFAHHQRYVDDVVTVDDAAMRDAVRLLIDRAKLVAEPSGAITIAALMAGAVRVQGPVVAVLSGGNVDWAGLQALLGGAHG from the coding sequence GTGACGCGCGCGGCCCAGGCGCCGCCCGAAGCGCGGCTGGTGACGCTGGACGACCTCGAACGCGCGGCGGCGATTCTGGCTCCGGTGGCGGTGCGCACGCCGCTGCTGCCGTTCGACGGACTGGTGGGGGCGGTGGACGCCGACGTCTGGCTCAAGCCGGAGATGCTCCAGCGGGGGGGGGCGTTCAAGTTTCGCGGCGCGTACAACTATCTCGCGAATCTGTCCGCCGCCGCCCGCGCGCGCGGCGTGATCGCCCCGTCGTCGGGGAACCACGCGCAGGCGGTGGCGCTGGCGGCGCGGCTGTTCGGCGTGCCGGCCACGGTGGTCATGCCGACGACGGTGACGGCCGCCAAGCGCGCCGGCGCCGAGCGCCTGGGGGCGCGCATCGAGCTCGCCGGCACGACGACGGCCGACCGCATGGCCCGCGCCGAGGAGATCGCGGGTGCCGAAGGATCCACCCTGGTGCCGCCGTACGATGATCCGACGATCATCGCCGGCCAGGGCACGATCGGGCTGGAGATCACGGCGCAACTCCCCGACGTGGCCACGGTGCTGGTGCCGGTGGGTGGTGGCGGGTTGAGCGCCGGCGTGGCTGCGGCCGTGAAGCTCACGGCGCCGCACGTGCGCGTGATCGGTGTGGAGCCGGCGGGCGCTCCCAAGTTGACGCGCGCCCGCGCCGCCGTGCGGCCGGTGCGGCTGGAACGCACGCAGAGCATCGCCGACGGGCTGCTGGCCGTGGAAATCGGCCAACTGCCGTTTGCGCACCACCAGCGCTACGTGGACGACGTGGTGACCGTGGACGACGCGGCGATGCGCGACGCGGTGCGTTTGTTGATCGATCGCGCGAAGCTGGTGGCGGAGCCGAGCGGCGCAATCACGATCGCGGCGTTGATGGCCGGCGCGGTGCGTGTCCAGGGGCCGGTGGTGGCCGTCCTGAGCGGCGGCAATGTGGACTGGGCCGGTCTCCAGGCGTTGCTCGGCGGCGCCCACGGTTAG
- a CDS encoding GGDEF domain-containing protein codes for MPTSPPAVKPKRRSSTSLEVVRDSLHDRADLADALRHARADAQGEAILWQRWVRYLGVLLALLVALLFGAAPQDAALVPTLLAAGAYVATVLVASWRVKRSERGVLHPFLPGVLVTADIGVTAAFFYFASSGQVHHRMLLIGLLAIQLSVFYFGRWLGAYTMLLTAVVYVLMERVVPPFLAGPRATLDQVALNTVVFLLAGGVMLYVLGSFRERMDELRLFCKLVEEGEITTKLAATRASHPDDLTLLARSFEAMRDRFAEQIGSDPLTGCVNRRALENRLRADWRLAKRRGSHVAVVAIDLDHFKKVNDTRGHPVGDVVLQQLAGIMKATARDTDTVARLGGDEFVVVLPDTGWEGAVVFADRLLHKVREFAFGTESTPVSATVSIGVALARGTDPISPDVLLHEADRSLYKAKTAGRDRVYS; via the coding sequence ATGCCCACCAGCCCCCCCGCCGTCAAGCCGAAACGCCGCAGCTCCACCTCGCTCGAGGTCGTGCGCGACTCGTTGCACGACCGGGCCGATCTTGCCGACGCGCTCCGCCATGCGCGGGCCGACGCCCAGGGCGAGGCGATCCTGTGGCAGCGGTGGGTGCGGTATCTCGGCGTGTTGCTGGCGCTGCTGGTGGCCCTGCTGTTCGGCGCCGCCCCCCAGGACGCGGCCCTCGTGCCCACGTTGCTGGCGGCGGGCGCGTACGTGGCTACGGTCCTCGTGGCGTCATGGCGCGTGAAGCGCTCCGAACGCGGCGTCCTTCATCCCTTCCTTCCCGGCGTGCTCGTGACGGCCGACATCGGCGTCACGGCGGCGTTCTTCTACTTTGCCAGCTCGGGGCAGGTGCACCACCGCATGCTGCTCATCGGCCTGCTGGCCATCCAGCTGTCGGTGTTCTACTTCGGCCGGTGGTTGGGGGCATACACCATGCTGCTCACCGCCGTGGTCTACGTGTTGATGGAGCGGGTGGTCCCGCCGTTCCTGGCGGGGCCGCGGGCCACGCTGGATCAGGTGGCGCTGAATACCGTGGTCTTCCTCCTGGCGGGCGGCGTGATGCTGTACGTGCTCGGCAGCTTCCGCGAGCGCATGGATGAATTGCGGCTGTTCTGCAAGCTGGTGGAGGAAGGGGAGATCACCACCAAGCTCGCCGCGACGCGGGCCTCGCACCCCGACGACCTCACGCTGCTCGCCCGGAGTTTCGAGGCGATGCGCGACCGGTTCGCCGAGCAGATCGGCAGTGATCCGCTCACCGGGTGCGTGAACCGCCGCGCCCTGGAGAATCGGCTGCGCGCCGACTGGCGCCTGGCCAAGCGGCGGGGGTCGCATGTGGCGGTGGTGGCGATCGACCTCGACCATTTCAAGAAGGTCAACGACACCCGCGGGCATCCGGTGGGCGACGTCGTGCTCCAGCAGTTGGCGGGCATCATGAAGGCCACGGCGCGGGACACCGACACCGTGGCCAGGCTGGGGGGCGACGAGTTCGTGGTGGTGCTGCCGGACACGGGGTGGGAAGGGGCCGTGGTGTTCGCCGACCGGCTGCTGCACAAGGTGCGGGAATTCGCGTTCGGCACCGAGAGCACGCCGGTGTCGGCCACGGTGTCGATCGGGGTGGCGTTGGCCCGCGGCACCGATCCCATCTCTCCCGACGTCCTGCTGCACGAGGCCGACCGCTCGCTCTACAAGGCGAAGACGGCCGGCCGCGATCGCGTGTACTCGTGA
- the gyrA gene encoding DNA gyrase subunit A, with amino-acid sequence MTAPNNRERILPRLIDDEIKESFINYSMSVIVSRALPDVRDGLKPVHRRVLYAMNELGLVPGRPYKKSATVVGDVLGKYHPHGDSSVYDALVRMVQDFSLRNPLIDGQGNFGSVEGDPAAAYRYTEARLTPIAMEMLADIDKNTVDFVPNFDDRLQEPSVLPSGVPNLVVNGSSGIAVGMATNIPPHNLREVVAAILHLIENPDATPTDIRRFIKGPDFPTAGFIYGRQGIKDYQETGRGRIVMRARAVIEEKESSNKAQIVVTEIPYQVNSAKLLEDIASLVRDKKLEGISDLRNESDREGLRIVIELKRDAIPRVVLNQLYKHTALQSTFGVIMLALVPDPATGSLVPKVMPLLEVLEHYIAHRHDVIVRRAQFELDKALEREHILEGLKIAVDNIDEVIKVIRAAEDTPAASAQLQRRFKLSERQAEAILNMRLAKLTGLEIEKLEEELQEVQATIKELRMLLESKPKRMSMMKEELVRVADKFGDDRRTEITSDEGEFTVEDLIAEEDMVVTISHSGYIKRTAVSTYRRQRRGGKGGTGTTLKDEDFVEHLFIASTHDYLLFFTDDGRVFWLKVHEIPQAGRAAKGKPVVNMISVSPETRIQAMMPVREFPESKFLIFATRLGTVKKTALSQYANPRTTGLKAIKIEDGDELIDVQVTDGNNDIVLATRHGLSIRFHESDVRAMGRDTTGVKGIELGDDDALIGMVVVKREANLLVVTEKGMGKCSPIDEYRVQHRGGRGIITVHRTEKTGVAVSIKEVLPDDELMLITSNGMIIRMPVKGIRVAGRNTQGVRLVDLDGGDLVRDVARVVPDDQEEGVGDESEEPVVAGDEE; translated from the coding sequence ATGACCGCTCCGAACAATCGCGAACGGATCCTTCCCCGTCTGATCGACGACGAGATCAAAGAGTCGTTCATCAACTATTCGATGAGCGTGATCGTGTCGCGTGCGTTGCCCGATGTACGCGACGGTCTCAAGCCGGTGCATCGGCGCGTGCTCTACGCGATGAACGAGTTGGGGTTGGTGCCGGGGCGCCCGTACAAGAAATCGGCCACCGTGGTCGGCGACGTCCTCGGCAAGTATCACCCGCACGGCGACTCGAGCGTGTACGACGCGTTGGTGCGCATGGTGCAGGACTTCTCGCTGCGCAACCCGCTGATCGACGGCCAGGGGAACTTCGGATCGGTGGAAGGCGATCCGGCGGCGGCCTACCGGTACACCGAAGCCCGTCTGACGCCGATCGCGATGGAGATGCTGGCCGACATCGACAAGAACACGGTCGACTTCGTGCCCAACTTCGACGACCGGCTGCAGGAGCCGTCGGTGTTGCCGTCGGGCGTTCCGAACCTCGTGGTGAACGGGTCGTCGGGCATCGCGGTGGGCATGGCGACCAACATCCCGCCGCACAATCTGCGCGAAGTGGTGGCGGCCATCCTGCACCTGATCGAGAATCCCGACGCGACGCCGACCGACATCCGGAGGTTCATCAAGGGGCCGGACTTCCCGACGGCGGGGTTCATCTACGGCCGGCAGGGCATCAAGGACTACCAGGAGACGGGCCGCGGCCGGATCGTGATGCGGGCCCGGGCGGTGATCGAGGAGAAGGAATCCTCGAACAAGGCGCAGATCGTGGTCACGGAGATTCCGTACCAGGTGAACAGCGCCAAGCTGCTCGAGGACATCGCGTCGCTGGTGCGGGACAAGAAGCTCGAGGGGATCAGCGACCTGCGCAACGAGTCGGATCGCGAGGGGTTGCGGATCGTGATCGAACTCAAGCGGGATGCGATCCCGCGCGTGGTGCTCAACCAGCTCTACAAGCATACGGCGCTGCAGTCCACGTTCGGCGTGATCATGCTGGCGCTGGTGCCGGATCCCGCCACGGGCAGCCTGGTGCCGAAGGTGATGCCGCTGCTGGAGGTGCTCGAGCATTACATCGCGCACCGGCACGATGTGATCGTGCGCCGGGCGCAGTTCGAGCTCGACAAGGCGCTGGAGCGCGAGCACATCCTGGAAGGCCTCAAGATCGCGGTCGACAACATCGACGAGGTGATCAAGGTCATCCGCGCGGCGGAGGATACGCCGGCGGCGAGCGCGCAGTTGCAGCGGCGGTTCAAGCTCTCGGAGCGGCAGGCCGAGGCGATCCTCAATATGCGCCTGGCCAAGCTCACCGGCCTCGAGATCGAGAAGCTGGAAGAGGAGTTGCAGGAAGTGCAGGCCACGATCAAGGAGCTGCGGATGCTCCTCGAGTCCAAGCCCAAGCGGATGTCGATGATGAAGGAGGAGCTGGTGCGCGTGGCCGACAAGTTCGGCGACGACCGGCGCACCGAGATCACGAGCGACGAGGGCGAGTTCACGGTCGAGGATCTGATCGCCGAGGAGGACATGGTGGTCACGATCTCGCACTCCGGCTACATCAAGCGGACGGCGGTGTCCACCTACCGGCGGCAGCGCCGGGGCGGCAAGGGGGGGACGGGGACGACGCTGAAGGACGAGGATTTCGTGGAGCACCTGTTCATCGCGTCCACGCACGACTACCTGCTGTTCTTCACCGACGACGGTCGCGTGTTCTGGCTCAAGGTGCACGAGATCCCGCAGGCCGGCCGTGCCGCCAAGGGCAAGCCGGTGGTGAACATGATCAGCGTCTCACCGGAAACGCGCATCCAGGCGATGATGCCGGTGCGGGAGTTCCCGGAGAGCAAGTTCCTGATCTTCGCCACGCGCCTGGGCACGGTGAAGAAGACGGCGTTGTCGCAGTACGCGAATCCGCGGACCACGGGGCTCAAGGCCATCAAGATCGAGGACGGCGACGAGCTGATCGACGTGCAGGTGACCGACGGCAACAACGACATCGTGCTCGCCACGCGCCATGGGCTGTCGATCCGGTTCCACGAGAGCGACGTGCGCGCGATGGGGCGTGACACCACCGGCGTGAAGGGCATCGAGCTCGGCGACGACGACGCGCTGATCGGCATGGTGGTGGTCAAGCGCGAGGCGAATCTGCTGGTGGTGACCGAGAAGGGCATGGGCAAGTGCTCGCCGATCGACGAGTACCGCGTGCAGCACCGCGGGGGCCGGGGGATCATCACCGTGCACCGCACCGAGAAGACGGGCGTGGCGGTGAGCATCAAGGAAGTGCTGCCCGACGACGAGTTGATGTTGATCACGTCGAACGGGATGATCATCCGCATGCCGGTGAAGGGGATCCGGGTGGCCGGCCGCAACACGCAGGGCGTGCGGCTGGTGGATCTCGACGGCGGCGATCTGGTGCGCGACGTGGCCCGGGTGGTGCCGGACGATCAAGAGGAGGGCGTGGGCGACGAGTCGGAGGAGCCGGTGGTGGCCGGGGACGAGGAGTAG